A stretch of Chitinophaga caeni DNA encodes these proteins:
- a CDS encoding cytochrome c oxidase subunit 2A, producing the protein MNSQQDNGEKFVPKGAIAFFVLLIALCLGIWYGIYLIMLQRA; encoded by the coding sequence ATGAACTCCCAACAAGATAACGGGGAAAAATTCGTCCCAAAAGGGGCCATCGCCTTTTTCGTATTGTTGATTGCCCTATGCCTGGGCATCTGGTACGGCATCTATTTAATCATGTTACAACGCGCTTAA
- a CDS encoding sensor histidine kinase, which translates to MFRFGHRQILFASFIILLVTVFLLIWRPDYNFFDGGLITVILLTLFIKDETITSWMGVICTVVVVTVAFLPHKNPNPAEVFIEHFFSLILVIGTTLLVIFVKRLYRTLEAEENQLTALIQHATEGIILTNEDGLIILANPEAENLFGYTSEEMLRKPIETLIPSRFREKHVGHRKNFNKQPADRKMGSGMALFALRKDGTEFPVEVSLSHFKQGYDKFVLAFVVDITMRKESEDRLLAQKQQLEELTRSMQRLNQDLEQKVDERTRNLQDALQQLEISQQELEEALHKEKELNEIKSRFVSMASHEFRTPLSAILSSAALIKKYEQTEDQQKREKHVQKIRDAVKHLNELLEDFLSLGRIEEGKVNIHPEDIPLASLMQETREEVQGLLKKGQHIDISVDAALVILTDKRLLKHIFVNLLTNAIKFSPENSPISWVANKTGENIRMEVADQGMGIPKEDQHYLFSSFFRAKNVTNIQGTGLGLHIVKRYVDMLSGNIQVESELGKGTSIIISFPNHTL; encoded by the coding sequence ATGTTCCGTTTTGGTCACCGGCAAATATTATTTGCCTCCTTTATTATCTTATTAGTCACGGTATTTTTGTTGATTTGGCGGCCGGATTATAATTTCTTTGATGGCGGCTTGATCACCGTTATCTTGTTGACTTTATTTATAAAAGATGAAACCATCACTAGCTGGATGGGCGTAATTTGCACGGTAGTGGTGGTGACAGTTGCCTTCCTGCCGCACAAGAACCCTAATCCCGCCGAGGTATTCATCGAGCACTTTTTCTCGCTGATACTGGTAATCGGAACGACCTTGCTGGTGATCTTCGTAAAACGCTTATACCGCACGCTGGAAGCGGAAGAAAACCAGCTAACCGCACTCATACAACATGCCACTGAAGGAATTATCTTAACAAACGAAGACGGGCTAATCATATTGGCCAATCCCGAAGCGGAGAACCTATTTGGATATACATCGGAAGAAATGTTGAGAAAACCGATTGAAACGCTTATTCCTAGTCGGTTCAGGGAGAAACATGTCGGTCATAGGAAAAATTTCAATAAACAACCGGCAGATAGGAAAATGGGGAGCGGTATGGCCTTATTTGCTTTACGGAAAGATGGAACGGAGTTCCCTGTAGAAGTTAGCCTTAGCCATTTTAAACAAGGCTACGACAAGTTTGTGTTGGCCTTCGTTGTAGATATTACCATGCGAAAGGAATCTGAAGATCGGCTACTGGCGCAAAAGCAACAATTAGAAGAACTAACCCGCTCCATGCAGCGTCTTAACCAGGACCTGGAGCAAAAAGTTGATGAACGAACCCGTAACCTGCAAGATGCCTTGCAACAACTCGAAATTTCGCAACAGGAGCTCGAAGAAGCACTTCATAAAGAAAAAGAACTCAACGAGATCAAATCCAGGTTCGTATCGATGGCCTCACATGAGTTCCGTACCCCTTTGAGCGCCATTTTATCTTCCGCTGCCTTGATCAAAAAATATGAACAAACCGAAGATCAGCAAAAAAGAGAAAAACATGTGCAGAAAATACGGGACGCCGTAAAACATCTAAATGAATTGCTGGAAGATTTCCTCTCCCTGGGCAGGATAGAAGAAGGGAAAGTCAATATACACCCCGAAGATATCCCGCTGGCGAGCTTAATGCAGGAAACGAGGGAAGAAGTACAAGGACTGCTTAAAAAAGGTCAACATATAGATATTTCCGTGGACGCGGCCTTAGTAATCTTAACCGACAAACGATTACTTAAACATATTTTCGTAAACTTGTTAACCAATGCGATCAAGTTTTCTCCTGAAAACAGCCCCATTTCTTGGGTAGCAAACAAAACGGGGGAAAACATTCGTATGGAGGTCGCAGATCAAGGTATGGGAATACCCAAGGAAGATCAGCATTACCTATTCAGTAGCTTTTTCCGTGCAAAAAATGTAACCAATATCCAGGGTACAGGCTTAGGTTTACATATCGTTAAACGTTACGTGGATATGTTGTCGGGGAATATACAAGTTGAAAGCGAACTCGGCAAAGGCACCAGTATAATCATTTCATTTCCAAATCATACTTTGTAA
- a CDS encoding response regulator produces MATILVVDDHTDIRENIAEILSLAGYDTIEAENGKKAVELARGSKPDLIVCDIMMPELDGYGVLHLLRKIPETEHIPFIFLTAKTERGDLRKGMEMGADDFITKPFEDVELLAAVETRLKKQSMLEQKLAQSQQQTVNNLLQDWQSSGLLNLDPDNYSSTVLGKKQPVYREGKHPQYLYYVKSGKVKAYKLNDDGKEYITNLYGEGDYFGYVSLIENKPYEENAEALENTELTLIPKDVFLEQLLNDVTVARTFIKRIATEVKEKEDRLLQLAYDSLRKRVASGLLDIHDKLHKEQGSDALIELSRDDIARYVGTATESLIRTLSDFKHEKLIEMKGTRIRIVEPEKLRKLLY; encoded by the coding sequence ATGGCCACCATATTAGTAGTAGACGATCATACAGATATCAGGGAAAATATTGCTGAAATATTGTCCTTGGCCGGTTATGATACCATCGAAGCAGAAAACGGTAAAAAAGCTGTAGAACTGGCAAGGGGCAGCAAGCCGGATCTTATCGTTTGTGATATCATGATGCCGGAACTAGATGGTTACGGCGTTTTGCACCTATTGCGGAAAATCCCTGAAACGGAACACATTCCTTTTATATTCCTAACCGCAAAAACCGAGCGCGGGGACCTTCGCAAAGGGATGGAAATGGGAGCTGATGACTTTATTACCAAACCATTTGAAGATGTTGAATTACTGGCAGCCGTAGAAACAAGGCTCAAAAAACAGTCGATGCTGGAACAAAAACTAGCCCAATCGCAGCAACAAACTGTCAATAACCTGTTACAAGACTGGCAATCTTCCGGTTTATTAAACCTCGACCCTGATAATTACAGCAGTACCGTACTTGGCAAAAAGCAACCCGTTTACCGGGAAGGTAAACACCCGCAATATTTATATTATGTCAAATCCGGCAAAGTAAAAGCTTATAAATTAAACGATGACGGCAAGGAATATATCACGAATTTATATGGCGAAGGAGATTATTTCGGGTATGTTTCTCTGATAGAAAATAAACCCTACGAGGAAAATGCCGAAGCATTGGAGAATACAGAATTAACACTGATTCCCAAAGACGTGTTCTTAGAACAACTATTGAACGATGTAACCGTTGCCCGGACTTTTATAAAACGCATCGCCACCGAGGTAAAGGAAAAGGAAGACCGGCTGTTACAATTAGCTTATGACTCCCTGCGGAAAAGGGTCGCCAGCGGCCTACTCGATATCCATGACAAGTTACATAAAGAACAAGGTTCCGATGCTCTCATAGAACTATCTAGGGATGATATTGCCCGCTACGTGGGAACCGCCACTGAATCCCTGATACGTACCCTAAGCGACTTCAAACATGAAAAATTGATAGAGATGAAAGGTACCCGCATCCGCATCGTGGAACCGGAAAAGCTAAGAAAATTATTATATTAA